The following coding sequences are from one Carassius gibelio isolate Cgi1373 ecotype wild population from Czech Republic chromosome B7, carGib1.2-hapl.c, whole genome shotgun sequence window:
- the tssc4 gene encoding protein TSSC4, with amino-acid sequence MSDSNRKEKDALNSLSNRDTIELPDDLSLSDSDSDEPTEHFSRKVEDLSSSSEDEDETPQYVQPVPQENPTFSLTGGSSGFLDRSRDIFAQLDSAAKLTSKDLGEDNILDGTFARPAPPSPPQEAQMKCGDQETTKKQPPGKKLPDYLANPERWTHYSLEDTADTSDRVNTQIAHQFIQGLQDSRRSQKDVLETFTPAFNQDHGSPSENKIVFTKPKIKDQSGSKLDHAKKEGVELQHLDDRQEADEGEDGPLHRRFSSPENKSKKRKWRTEIEEEDKKVSSVVFNSSKKVNRKHFRKTLEDDVVNE; translated from the coding sequence ATGAGTGACTCAAACCGCAAAGAAAAGGATGCCCTCAACAGTCTGTCTAATAGAGATACAATTGAACTCCCAGACGATCTTTCTCTGAGCGACTCTGACTCGGATGAGCCCACTGAGCATTTTAGCAGAAAGGTTGAGGACTTGTCATCGTCCTCAGAGGATGAAGACGAGACTCCGCAGTATGTCCAGCCTGTTCCTCAAGAGAATCCCACCTTCAGTCTGACGGGTGGGAGCTCTGGTTTCTTAGATCGGAGCAGAGACATCTTTGCACAGTTGGATAGTGCTGCAAAGCTCACGTCTAAAGATCTAGGTGAAGACAACATCCTCGATGGCACATTCGCCCGTCCTGCTCCACCATCGCCTCCACAGGAAGCTCAAATGAAGTGTGGTGACCAAGAGACGACCAAAAAACAACCTCCAGGTAAAAAACTCCCTGACTATCTTGCAAACCCTGAGCGTTGGACCCACTACAGTCTTGAAGATACAGCTGACACCAGTGATAGAGTGAATACTCAGATCGCTCATCAGTTTATACAAGGTCTTCAAGACAGCAGGAGGTCTCAGAAAGATGTGCTTGAGACTTTCACTCCAGCTTTTAACCAGGATCATGGCAGCCCCAGTGAGAATAAGATTGTGTTCACTAAACCCAAGATTAAAGATCAGAGTGGGAGCAAACTTGATCATGCTAAGAAGGAAGGAGTCGAACTTCAACATTTGGATGACAGACAAGAGGCTGATGAAGGAGAGGATGGTCCTCTTCACCGCCGCTTCAGCTCACCGGAAAATAAATCGAAAAAAAGAAAGTGGAGGACTGAAATAGAGGAGGAAGACAAAAAAGTGTCCAGTGTTGTCTTCAACAGCAGCAAGAAAGTAAATCGCAAACACTTCCGTAAAACGCTAGAAGATGATGTTGTCAATGAGTGA
- the ano5b gene encoding anoctamin-5b, with translation MKRITGKTKEATLIEMTNTLDSQIEGNNGSINSISDRGTQLPGHREIDKLGQNRDSVYFRDGVRRIDFVLSYIDDKDGDKKAERRREFEANLEKAGLELETEDKSESDDRKTYYLKIHAPWEVLATYADVLKIKVPFKASDIPKAREVPLEWLTHPFRLPDNIMRPEPDYFTAPFDKSKVDFFLIDDKDTFFPPSTRNRIVYYILTRCPYYKEDRIEKDKTGIKRLLNNGTYTSAYPLHDCKYWKKAQDMQCESERYHLYKNWARFLCFYKEQPLNLIKKYYGEKIGIYFAWLGFYTEMLFFAAVMGVICFVYGVLSYEDNITSKEICDPEIGGMIVMCPLCDKKCSYWKLNSTCLSSWQSHLFDNEGTVFFAIFMGIWVTLFLEFWKRRQARLEYEWDLVDFEEEQQQLQIRPEYELKCTGRRLNRITQEMEPYLPFPSKCARFCLSGATVLFWTCLIVACIMGVIAYRLAVYAAFASVMKDSPTSKIQLVGSLITPQLATSVTASCINFVIILILNFLYEQVAIWITDMEIPKTHLEYENKLTMKMFMFQFVNYYSSCFYVAFFKGKFVGYPGNYTYMFGKWSKLRNEECAPGGCLIELTTQLLIVMAGKQMVGNVQEALLPLLRNWWGSRKGRSHPESTYSRWEQDHDLQNFSQFGLFYEYLEMVIQFGFITLFVASFPLAPLLALFNNILEVRVDAWKFTTQFRRPVAAKARNIGAWEEILNVVAILSVVTNAFIMAFTSDMIPRLVYLYTYRPGREATMSGYITNSLSFYNISQIPEDNLPEAGENPSWFNSSTITTCRYRDYRYPPGHENQYTHTMQFWHILAAKLAFIIIMEHVVFVVKFFVAWLIPDVPAEVKAHIKRERFLVQEYLHNYEVEKLKMQLSQSFCLSTETASLLPSSPSKHQVLTECI, from the exons ATGAAGAGAATAACGGGGAAGACAAAAGAAGCCACTTTGATAGAAATGACAAACACGTTGGATTCTCAGATTGAAG GTAATAATGGTAGCATTAACTCCATCTCTGACCGAGGGACACAGCTGCCTGGTCACCGGGAG ATTGACAAGCTTGGACAGAACAGGGACTCTGTGTACTTCAGGGATGGTGTACGGCGCATCGATTTTGTACTGTCCTACATTGACGACAAGGATGGAGACAAGAAAGCG GAGAGAAGAAGAGAGTTTGAAGCTAACCTGGAGAAGGCTGGTCTTGAGCTGGAGACTGAAGATAAATCG GAGTCAGATGACCGTAAGACGTATTATCTGAAGATTCACGCTCCGTGGGAAGTGTTGGCCACTTATGCTGATGTGCTAAAGATCAAAGTGCCCTTTAAAGCGAGTGATATTCCCAAAGCTCGAGAAGTTCCTCTGGAGTGGCTCACTCACCCTTTCCGGCTGCCAGACAACATCATGAGGCCAGAGCCGGACTACTTCACTGCACCTTTTGACAAGAGCAAGGTTGACTTCTTCCTTATTGATGACAAGGACACATTTTTTCCTCCCTCCACTCGCAACAGGATAGTGTATTACATCCTGACCCGCTGCCCTTACTACAAGGAAGACCGTATAGAGAAAGATAAGACAGGAATTAAACGACTGCTGAACAATGGCACCTACACCTCAGCATATCCCCTTCATGAT tgcAAGTACTGGAAGAAGGCACAAGACATGCAGTGTGAGAGTGAGAGGTATCATCTGTACAAAAACTGGGCTCGATTCCTCTGCTTCTACAAAGAGCAGCCGCTCAATCTGATCAA GAAGTACTATGGTGAGAAGATTGGTATCTACTTTGCCTGGCTAGGCTTTTACACAGAAATGCTGTTTTTTGCTGCAGTCATGGGAGTGATCTGTTTTGTTTATGGTGTGCTTAGTTACGAAGACAACATCACAAG CAAGGAGATCTGTGACCCAGAAATCGGTGGGATGATTGTCATGTGTCCACTCTGTGATAAAAAGTGCAGCTACTGGAAACTCAACTCAACGTGTCTGTCCTCCTGG CAATCTCATCTATTTGATAACGAGGGGACGGTGTTCTTTGCCATCTTCATGGGTATTTGGG TGACCTTGTTCCTGGAGTTCTGGAAGCGGCGGCAGGCCCGTCTGGAGTATGAGTGGGACCTTGTGGACTTTGAGGAGGAACAGCAGCAGCTACAGATCAGGCCAGAGTATGAGTTGAAATGCACAGGCCGCAGACTCAACCGCATCACGCAG GAAATGGAGCCTTATCTTCCTTTCCCCAGCAAGTGTGCCCGATTCTGTCTGTCTGGAGCAACGGTTCTTTTTTGG ACGTGTCTGATAGTGGCCTGTATAATGGGAGTAATCGCTTATAGATTAGCAGTTTATGCAGCGTTTGCCAGTGTCATGAAGGACAGCCCCACCAGTAAGATCCAGCTGGTGGGATCTCTCATCACCCCTCAACTTGCCACCTCTGTCACCGCTTCCTGCATCAACTTTGTCATTATCCTCATCCTCAACTTCCTCTATGAGCAAGTGGCCATTTGGATCACTGATATGG AAATCCCCAAGACCCATCTGGAGTATGAGAACAAGCTGACCATGAAGATGTTTATGTTCCAGTTTGTGAACTACTACTCCTCCTGTTTCTATGTGGCCTTCTTTAAAGGGAAGTTTGTGGGTTATCCGGGAAACTACACTTATATGTTTGGAAAGTGGAGCAAGCTGAGAAATGAAGAG tgTGCCCCTGGGGGCTGTCTGATTGAGCTGACCACACAGCTGCTTATCGTCATGGCTGGAAAACAAATGGTTGGGAACGTCCAAGAGGCTCTGCTGCC ACTTCTCAGAAACTGGTGGGGCAGCAGGAAAGGGCGAAGTCATCCCGAAAGTACATACAGTAGATGGGAGCAGGACCACGATCTACAGAACTTCAGCCAGTTTGGACTCTTCTATGAGTATCTGGAGATGG TGATCCAGTTTGGCTTCATAACACTATTCGTAGCCTCTTTTCCACTGGCTCCTCTTCTCGCCCTCTTCAACAACATCCTGGAGGTGCGAGTGGATGCTTGGAAGTTTACTACACAGTTCAGAAGGCCAGTGGCAGCGAAGGCTCGCAACATTGGAGCGTGGGAAGAGATCCTTAATGTGGTGGCCATCTTGTCCGTGGTcacaaat GCTTTCATCATGGCATTCACCTCAGATATGATTCCTCGCCTGGTCTATCTGTACACCTACCGCCCAGGCAGAGAGGCCACTATGAGTGGTTACATCACCAACAGCCTCTCCTTTTACAACATCTCTCAGATCCCTGAAGATAACCTGCCTGAAGCTGGAGAAAACCCATCATGGTTTAACAGCTCTACCATCACAACATGCAG gtaTCGGGACTACAGATACCCACCTGGGCATGAGAACCAGTACACACACACCATGCAGTTCTGGCACATCTTGGCTGCTAAACtagccttcatcatcatcatggaG CATGTTGTATTTGTTGTGAAATTCTTCGTGGCATGGCTGATTCCAGATGTGCCGGCAGAAGTAAAGGCCCATATAAAGCGTGAACGCTTTCTGGTTCAGGAATACCTGCACAACTACGAAGTGGAGAAACTCAAGATGCAGCTGAGCCAGAGTTTCTGTCTGTCCACAGAAACAGCCTCACTGCTGCCCTCTAGTCCAAGTAAACACCAGGTGCTCACTGAATGTATTTGA